One Primulina eburnea isolate SZY01 chromosome 4, ASM2296580v1, whole genome shotgun sequence genomic window, ggatcacaagagtctcaagtatttcttcacacagaaagaactgaatatgaagcAGAGAAGGTGGTTGGAgttagtgaaagactacgactgcgagattagctaccatcgggggaaagctaatgtagtggcagatgccttgagccggaaagttgcagtcatagctcagttttcagtgcagagacctcttcaatctgagattcagaagtttggtttAGAATTTTATCGCAAGGGTAGAGCTCCgaagctgtctaatctgacaatCCAATCTTCcttgctagaccgtattcgtacaggtcagccttcagataagcagttacagaaatggaggctGGAGGATGAAGACAAGGGCAGTGTgctctacacagtgtcagatggtattgtgaggtacagagatagaatgtgggtgcctagtgttgattcgatcagagaggatattctgacagaggcacacgcatctccgtattctgttcacccaggaggtaccaagatgtataaggacctacagattttgtattggtggccaggtatgaagagataCATATGCAGATTGGTGTCtaaatgcctcacttgtcagcaggtgaaggcagagcatcagaggccagcagaattggttaagccactccccatcccagagtggaaatgggaggatgttacaatggactttgtggttggtctgccaaggtcagtcaggggatccaatttatttgggttatagtggatcgactcacgaagtctgcacacttcttgccagtgaagacgactttctccgtgaagcagtatgcggagctctatatcaaggagatagtccGATTGCATGGAGTCCCAGTTTCTGTTGTGTCCGACAGGACCCAAGGTTTACATCGttcttttggaagagcttacatacagccatggggacgaaatttcttttcagtacagcttttcacccgtagacagatggccagtctgagcgagtgattcagattttggaagatttactgCGGGCCTGAatgatcgatttccaggggacatgggaatcaaatttacctctagtggagttcatcTACAACAATAGTTTCCAATCAtcgataggtatggctccctatgaggcattgtatggaaggaagtgcagatcaccgattcattgggatgaagtcggtgagagagcagaacttggtccagagattgttcagcagactgcagatgtggtggtcaatattcgagatagaatgaagaccgcccagagtcgtcaaaagagctatgccgataagaggAAAAGAGACCTCGAGTTTGTCGTAGGCGATCAcgtttttgtaaagatagcgcccatgaagggtgttatgagatttgggaaaagaggcaagctgagtccgaggtttattggaccgttcgagattcttgacagagttgggacactagcttaccgtgttgcccttccgcagaatctggccggggtacacaatgttttccacgtctcgatgctgagtAAGTATCTAtctaatccttcgcatgtgttgagttatgagccgttgcaacttgctccagatctgtcatatggggaaagacccgtccaaatcctagacaggcagGAGCGGAGACTTCGAAACaaggtgactaagctagtcaaagttcggtggctaaaacaatcagtggaagaggccacttgggagtaaGAGGCAGACATGAGGATTCGCTACCCAGAGtagttcggtaagacttaatttcgaggacgaaatttttataagtgagggaggaactgtagtgcccaaattcagtacacgtataacccatgcatttaattaattattaaagtatttattcaattttaaaatgagtcttagtagtgcatgatttatttaaatacattattttaattaattatgtttatgtgatgcacgttaaaatgtttttcgagtttcatgtctAAGACGATTATttgaggcgggatcgaggaaaagaccggggacgattcttggcaatttaaaaatgtggtattttatttttagtcaaggATGGAgcaatttaatgatttatttagttttagcatttttttatgcctaaatcatttagttggtaattttaagagtttaaaacttttaaaatttatatttttgtgtGTTATTTGAATTAAGaagtttatttaaaattagtgttTATTTTACTTTAATTAGGGGAGACTTGTTAAGTTAGTGTTTTAATTGGTgactaattatttaattaagcattatTTTAATCCCCTAATCtagccacacacacacacactacacgattttcacacttttacacacacctggaGCCGATCAAAACACGCTCTCATATTTCATTCagcttttattatttttgagaggagaaatattagggttcttagcctagagtacagccgccccttccctctATAATTCCTAGCGAATTTTCGCTGgttttcttcaagaattttagCGCCACGGTCGCCCCAGATCAAGCCTCACTCCGTCtctgcttcggtatcgtcggttcggttttttttaatatcaaaaggcacgtataatctttcttttgcggcatcgatcatgtcatattatgtgttgcgttgttttatgcgtaaaaatatatgtgtgatgtTCGTCGTTTGAACGAaaaatggtttggatcagttttgaagaatttttagatctgaaaactcctTTTTGTTGTCATTTTTAAAACTGTGATTTTTCAAtcatgattctgagaaaactttcaacaataaaattgtagaactttttgatatctTCAATTTGACaggaaattcgaaatatttggataaacgttgagtgagttatggcgtttttcgtgggactgctcaaactgcgtttttcaaaaattatgtattgatgcatTCTTGGAGTTTAAATGTTCAGgattcgttggggatcgacgggtgaacGTTGCTGTGTCTAGGTATGTTTAGCATGTTGTTGGGATGTATATTGAGGTGTCGTTTCACGTCGTTAGGCTCTTGGGAGAACGAGTAGCCATGTAAACCATTTTCTGtcaaaatttttgtttaagGATTTTTGAGTTATTTGGGATATGTGGTTGTTTTGGGGAAAATCGTATAGGCTCGAGTCATTAATGTAGTGTCCTAAGATGGCCTCATGGTGTCGAATAATGATCTGTACAATCGAGTCTAGACTGTTAATCAAAACCTGttcagaatttttggatgttggTTTGTCCCGCAAGTACACGGACCGGaggacggaccctggcacgggttCCTTGCCTTTGTTTTCTCCTTGATTCCATTTCTGCGTGCcaacacggacccccacacggaccaaggcacggggtccgtgcctttgctttccttcGAAGTGTCAACcaaccgagtctacacggatccTTTGATGGACCCTGACacagggtccgtgtcccttcctTTTGTTGGTCCTTTCTTTTGCGCACAGACACGGACCCATACATGGACCCGGacccggggtccgtgtacttcatattttgggaaaaaagtAATGTTTACTTTGAGGTGTGATGTCATTGTTTAGTGCAATTatttacaaagtcgagtcatgggaattttagaataTCCTAAGAAGTTGAATGAACTCGCAATTAAGCATGATCaatacgtctaagctatgcaagttaagtatgtgaattcatgttagtatgtgcagcaacggccccaaatcgaagtccaacggatccctcaacgccatgtaagtatgtcgacgtgcaagaaaattactttcaagtttttgaggtatgctaaatgttttGTGACCAATGTATGTAtggggttggaaagcgttaaatcatgaacggggaccaacccaccccgttaaagcatgaacgggtttagatcaggattggaaagcattaaatcatgaaaggagaccaatccacccgttaaagcatgaacatggatctcatgtatgtggcagtgggtTCGTCCCTGTCATCCTAGTATTGTGGTTTAGACTGATCAGGcgaattatgttatgggccacttgctttgaaacatcctctatgcaAATAATGTAGTTCATGTATGCttatgtatgtacaagtatgcaagcatgtttatgaaagtttttacgttatggcacgtctatgataTGTATGAATGTTCAAGCTTacttcaagttcaagtttcaagtatgtatgttctattattaagttgcatgtggttttactatgtattattcgttatccccagtttatacgtgttgagtatttagactcactagacttgatcgatgcaggtgaggatgtttatgaggagacaagaggtggggaccaagaaGCAGACTTagactgagtgggaggctaaacccgaggactgcCCATGTTTTTAagtctttatgaaaatgttcaaacaCTTTTGTCGAGCTTTATTTTAGATCTTTCGTTGCGACAAGTTGAGACGTACAgttattttatcgaattttgaacgTTCATGTTTatgtaataaaatttttaatttttccgcaaattttaaatagtaaaaGTACAGTACGTTACATCTTATGTAATCTAACGAAATAATAGTATATTAAATCTCTTGCCAGAGTGTGAGATGTACATTAGGGAAAGAGTTCTCTAGTTGTGCATGCGATGACACTATGAATATTTCATAATTGTATCACATTGCTATCAAATttaatatgcaactctcgatgaaccaatggttgcagattcgatcgggatataagagctgaagggactgtactgtacgttaatcataaatGACTAGTTTTTGCAGGCCCTATCAGTTATACCTAGGGAATCGTAGGGAGATGCTACTAGAagttcttaccatgattcgGTGAATTTAATCAGAAATTAATTcttgacattctcatgatcaaatgtTGATGCATGTAATGAGGCAAAGCCAATGAAGGAAGATGtcttgaatcacaaagagttgtgaatccacgactagctgtatctctgaaccattgagggtcacagaAGAACTAGATCATTTATTCTCGTTGAGAGaacaaattcaaggagttgaatttatataaaattataatatattaaattcaaggagttgaatttatgataattaaattttgagaaaataaatttcaatgaattgaatttatgaaatagtAAAttaaagaagttgaatttatgatatttaaaatttggaaagaataaattcaagtagttgaaattataaaatttgtggatttaattattaaactaaaaagtggggtttattaaatattaaattaaatatagtgatAAGTATTTTATTGGGCTtataggagtacaagtccaacatactaaataattaaagttcataATGGACTTAGATATAATTAATTATACTTGTTAGACTagtctaattaattaatcaagtctattaatgttaattatgaaaCCTAAATCTTGAATTATGGAAATTAGGTCATGGCTTTTGTTTTAAGGTAATGAAGTCATAACCCTAGCCTCCAAGAAACatagattttcgaaaatcctcctCCACACCTCTCCAATAATTCGGCCATcctcaagaaaaaaaaaaggattgaGCGGTCTCTCGAATATTTCttctccatagaaaaacttcTTCTAATTTTCTAATGGAAGTTAGAACAGGAACAAGTAATCCGGTCGTAGACCTGATTCGAAGATTAAAGAAGGAGAATCAAAGAACATACGTAGGGaattacaacaagagctatatCCGCTAATATTAGAGTAGTTGGTGCCGAGTGAGAAAGCCGAATTATGTGCTGTGTACAAAGGACCAGAGCTAAGTTGGGAATTAGGCTACCAGAAGGTGCTACTGGAAAGTGGTGAAATGGTTTCGTAATGAAAAGGCACATGCTCAAAGGTATTCCTCCACCTGATCACCAGATGTAAAGAACTTATGGTCAGGGAATGGATGGTTAAAGTGTCACACATATACGGGAAAGAGAACCGAGCGGCTGATTACTTGACAATGGAAACACTTAAATATGAAAGAAGAACGAGAATAATCCAAGAAACCCTGTTAGGCTCAAAGAAATAATGGAGAAAAATATGCATGGAATAAGCTTGTGCTGAAGAGTTCcgaacaattatttattttatgatctGACTGTCCCTCAAATATATCCTAAGAAAAAAGAAAGGATACaacaatttgaaattttaaaatatattaaaaataaatccaaATTATAAGAGCATCTTTTAAGCACAATTTAAATCAATATTTGAAAtaggaaaatatatatatatgcctaTTAGTCTTACTTACCAAATTTTACTTCTATCGACaaataaaattattcttcaCTTCATTCTTGATCATTTCATCATTTGCCCTCCAatctatatttttattgagCGTGTAGCTAAGTATCATGGTTTCGATGGTTAGTGGCAACACATAGCTGCAGCGGCGACTTTATTCTACCAAATGCTTGTGGGCAAATGGATTCTTGAGGACCTTAAGGCGTTGCTGCTGACCTGTAAAGACAGAGCTTGCGTTTCCAAGATCCACGGCGTGCTGATTACGTCTGGGCTCTTCAGCAATAGATTTTCGGCAGCCCAACTAATATCTACATATGCCCGAGTGGGCGATGTATATCTAGCCCACAAGCTATTTGACAGCTTGCCGAAACGAGGTATAGAATCTTCGAATGCATTGATCGTTGCGTATTCTCGTGAAAATTTACAACAAGAAGTCGTAAGTTTGTATAAAGCAATGGGTTTCAAAGGAGTTAAGCCCGACAGCTCGACCTTTACAATGGCTATCAAAGCCTGCACCGGATTGATGGACTTGGAGTTGGGTGATAAAATCTGGAGACGAGCGGTGGATTGTGGATATGAGCATGATGTATTTGTAGGATCGTCTGTCATGAATCTGTATGCCAAGTGCGGGAAAATGGACGAGGCGACATGCGTGTTTGAGAGGATGAGGAGAAAGGATGTTGTTTCTTGGTGCACGATGATCACTGGGTTTGTCAAGATTGGGAAAGTAAATGAAGCTTTGAATACCTACAGAAGGATGTGCCAAGAGGGATTCGAAGGTGACAGGGTAGTCATGTTGGCCCTGATACAGGTTTGTTCAAATATTGAAGACTTGAAAATGGCTTCCTCTTTGCATGGCTATATGATTAGGAGAGATTTCCCTATGGATGTAATGGTACAGACTAGCCTTGTGGACATGTACGCCAAGAATGGAGAGATGGGCATTGCCTGTACTCTATTTAGATCCATGAATTGTCAGAATATTGTTTCTTGGAGTACTTTAATCTCTGGGTATGCACAAAACGGACTTTCAAGGAATGCACTTGAATCGATAATTGAGATGCAAAGTTGTGGCTTTGAGCCAGACTTGGTTTCACTCGTTGGTGCACTTCTTGCTTGTTCTCAAATTGGGTTCCTGATATTTGGTAGGGCGATACATGGATATATTGTTAAAAGAGTTGATGTAAATAAAATTCTTGTTACATCTCTAGTTGATATGTATGCAAAATGTGGAGCGCTTTCCTCTGCTCGTATTTTATTTGACAGGATGAGTTCGAGGGATGTGATATTGTGGAATACCATCATTACTAGTTATGGGAATCATGGACATGGGGAGGAGGCTCTCTCACTTTTCCATCAAATGATAAAGACAAATACAAAACCAGATCATGCGACATTTGCATCTCTTCTCTCCGCATTGAGTCACGCGGGATTAGTTGAGGAAGGGAAGCACTTGTTTGATATCATGATCGAAGAATTCAAAGTTCAACCAACTGAAAAACATCTTGTTTGTTTAATTGATCTTTTGGCTCGAGCCGGCCAAGTTGAGGTTGCTTGGAAATTGATAGACTCCATGGCCTGTGACCCAGTGATTGCTATTTGGGTAGCACTCCTATCTGGTTGCCTCAATCATAAGAAGTTTTTTGTCGGAGAGTTCGTTGCCAAGAAGGTTCTTGAGCTAAATCCAGACAGTCCTGGAATATATTCCCTTGTTTCAAATTTCTTTTCTGCAGCAAGAAAGTGGGATGATGTAGCCAAGTTAAGAAAGCTCATGAAAATGGAAGGAATGAAGAAAGAACCTGGTTACAGTGTAGTAGAGGTGAGTGGGGTATTTCATTCTTTTCTCGCGGAAAGTAAGTGCAACCCTCGATATCAACAGATTTTGGGAGTTTTAGAGGAAATGGAGATTGAGATGAGAGCTATGGGATATGTTCCAAAAACAGAATTTGTGTCGCATAATATCTAACAAAAGTTTGAAATGCTGCAATTACATTGAGACTCCCTGTTGCTTTTGGGATTTTTAACAATAAGCTAGGACCAGATTGGTGATAACATAGAACCTCAGAGTTTGTGGAGACTGACATCAAGTTATAAAGTTCATCTCCATTGCAGGGAAGAGAAATAACTCTAAGGGGAGCAGAAGAGATCCCATCACTTCCACAATGGATGTTGTTCTTGTAATGACTACTTGTAAAGAAACCAGTTATATTGGTAGATAAATTACGTTAGAAGGTGCCAGAGTAGGTGTACGACTCGGCTTCTGTTTATGTAAAATATTCTTTATTGGGCAAACTTGCTTTTACTCCCCATTCTCATTCTCAACTTTCTCCTCACTCCACATCCCCTTATTTCTTTGTTTAAACTCCCCagctttttaaaatttttcaaaaacatcCTTAATTCATTGATTTTGGTACATGGCATTGTTATACCTATTGAGCATGTTCTTAAAGACATATAGCCTAAAGACATACCGCTAAGCAAAgtttccagcctatatatcATGATTAAAtaatcgattttttttaaagctcatCATGCTTctgtataataaattaaatcttttacctCTTTGACCAAAGTGCCACCaggttatatccaccgtattttatAGACTTCTCCTCACAGTCTAACCACACAGTCGCAACAGATGATTACCGACGCAGATCCCTTTAGCAGCACTTCGCACAACtataattcgtttcctaccttagggtgtacaataaaagataaaattttgaaaataatacatgagaggggctagaGAAAGGGCTTTAATTTATTCAAATACAAATATTTATCATTACATCGTAACCTCCCGTAGAAGACGAGAAACTTATCAGTAGCTGAACTTACAAAACACATAAACTTAGAAAGATGAATATTACAATATTTTGAAAGAAATTGAAGGAAAAGTTCGATGATCCCAACGTTCTTCTTCTtgccttatttatagaaggctctcTCGGATTTGAAATTTAGATTTCAAATCTTGATTAACCTTTACAGCTTGCAAATGGACCACTTTCTGTGGTGGTTGAATGGTCCCTCCATTATTCTTGATATGTTCCTTTCTAGATCATTAATTTAGCAATGGCTTGCTCTTCTGACTTTATATACTGGCATAACCAGTGGATATGCGTCTGTATTATATCAGCTGAGATCTcgttcttttcttcttttaacaGTTTGTAGAGATCTTTAGTATTTTCCAACTGATTTCTTATTCTCTTGATTCGTCTTTTAGAAACGTTCAGATATGTCAAATACATTTTCTTTAGGTTTCGAATTTTTCTTTTACGTTTCTTATACCCGTTTTATCTTCTTTTTATAGATGAGTTTGGGTTAAAGTTTCTTGTATGTTTATCAGATTTCCTTTACCTTTAAAGATAGGGAATCCAATATTCTTTTGTCATTTACCACCGATTATTGGTGGTCCTTGTATTTCACTCACATGATCGTCTTTTCTTTGGTTAATGGGATGGTCACATGTCCACTTTATCTTTGTCGGGGAATCTTTGGTTTTCTATATCTCCGAGAAAAATGTGTTTGTGGTCCTTCCCCAGTTGTAATGGTgtcggtaaagtgtttccgatcagatctcggttTGAATCCTTTATCAAACTCTGGTTCTTTCCGGTTTTGGCATTTTGGGCAGATGTTCTCCGACCATCTTCCCACATGTGTCATATTGCAGAATTTTCGGCGAGTCTCTTTATTTGCCggcagcttgctgttccacagaaaatttcttttcttttcaaaaatttcttctgcaaaaattgttgtttttcctgtcattgTATTTGACAGGAAGGAACCATTTAcagaattttgaaaaattttaaatggataCTTGACTTTGTCCAACTCTGTTAGACAGACCCAAACTCTACATGCTCTTCTGTTAGAGATGTCATCTTCATTAAATGAAGAAACCAGGGATGTTTCGTTTGTAGGAGGATTCTTGATGAATTTCTGTGCATTCATATCTGacctccttagcttgatgaaatgaaaggcttcgtgtCAACCTTTCCCTGcaggttctggtgctgcactaaaaaaatacaactctagaatatctcctctggacaaataatcattgtttgTCCAGGTTTCATGCACCGCTTCATGTACCCACAATTATTTTCACTATAGCATTTGTTATGTATACGTATTatgttgttatcaagattatggagtgctgagtctttagaatcactaggtgtgatcgatgcaggtgagtttgatGTTGAGGGTAGTAGAGGTCTTGATGgatgatctgactggactgaatgTTCACAGAACCCGAGGACCAACGCTTTTAGTTTTCTGCATTTACGTTTAtgtttaagttaaagattttacgactatttatttatgctttgagTGGTTTTAGAGAGGTtgatagtatgagctatacttttcaaaataCTTCtatttaggtttggtaaaatgttGTATGGTTTTATGTTTAAAcaatttcttttgattttcaaataatagttggttgttttattttaaaaatagtgtaaaaaaatatttcatttattttaCATGGGTTCGGTCGAAATTATgagggtttaaaaaaaaatttagtactttttaagaaaacgagtagtggacgtttcactTTTCTTCGATCTCCCAATCCAGTCCACAGCTGGAAGATTAGTTCCTCTCCTAGCACTAGAAtatttagaagaaatttttgttGAGATAAAAAACTCGAGAGGTAGCTCAAACCCTAAACTCTCTTTAGGGGTGGCCGAATTCTTGGAGGAGAAGGGAAGGGAATTTTCGAAAAGTTAGATTGTTCTGGATGCTAGGGTTTGTGCCTCCTTGCCCTTTTAATTATCAGTACTGCATGACCTAATTTCCATATATATAGGTTTAGGTAtcttaattaacattaatgaggttgattaatttattggactagtccaatcagtttaattaattaatcaaagtccattaagaactttaatcatTTATTATGTGGAACTCGTGCTCCTACAAACCCAATTAAACATACTtcccactatatttaatttaatattttataaactcaacttttgagtttatgaattaaattctcatattttattaattcgatttcttgaatttattctctccaaattttaaatattataaattcaatttcttgaatttacaatctcataaattcaactctttgaatttattctctccaaatttaattataataaattcaacactttgaatttacaatatcataattttatttaaattcaactccttcaatttattctctcaacagtAACAAcatgatccagtgcttgtgtgaccctcaatggttcaaggaTACAGCTAACCATGAGTTCACAACTTTATGTGATTCAGGAAATtttcctttattcgggcttatccCAATTTTCCCCATTTCATGCACCAACATTTGGTTAttagaatgtcagaaatcattttTCCGATTAAAcacatcgaatcatggtaagagcgtctagtagcatgaCCCTGTTATTatctaggtatcactgatagttccTGCAAGAATTAGTCGGTTATGATTAACATACAGTACGGTCCATTTATCTCacatatcccgatcgaatctgcaaccaatATTGGTTCATGgagggttgcatattagatTTGATAGCTATGGGATACGATCATGAAATATTCAAGTGTCATCGCATGCACAACTAGAGAACTCATTCCCTAATGTACATCTCACACTCTGGCTAGAGATTTCACGCACTATTATTTCGTTAGATTACATAAGATATCAACTCCCGTATGTGAGTGGTGAATTCCGGACTACAAAGCACTGTCTTTACACATTTTGCAATCGAACCTAACATCGCCACCTTGTGATCCTCACGGAGTCAGTAAATGAGTCAAAGAGCAATCCTAGTATGTAGAgactcagtgttgtcccgggtcgtaaggactaatcaCGTACAATCACAACCAAAAAAttttcctctcgatgaatgataaccacttggaaagtccgatggAGCGTTGTTCGGTACAATCATCGTATGATTACCCACCTGCATGACTGGACATCTCCATGAATTTACTATGAAACatggtacacaacatcacatatacTAATCTCAACATCAAGCGGTCTTTATACTtatttttaggcggctgaatcgactaggaacgaatttataatatatagtgtttacaaatgagtttcaagatcgaattatgattcattcgtattaaagtataatcaagtaCTTGATCTATGCAGATTAAATGAATATACAGATAAAACTAAATTAAActataaaaagttaaattcgattaaaataatattgtttattacacttgagtcaatataTTCACTAaccaaccgttggcttgtagGACATCTATTTTAACAAAACGAAGATGATGGTCATTATCTAGCTAAGGCAAATGTTTCTAGTGTTGTTCATGTACATGCTGATCGTatctttatataaaaaatttcaatttacaaaaaaataaaataaaaatggatgacctttattacagaattgttgAACCGCCCTAGATCATTAATATACATAGAAAACcgcaattaaaaaaaatctctcAAACATTTCctactatataaatatatatataatggcccgaaaattcgtgtttgaaaatttgcggaaaatttaaaattttctttttaaaataatcaaaatgcctcattcacgaaataaactgataaatctagtttaatgttcaaaatagcagcggaagaaattattgctcacaaaataacaagtaaagtaatccaacaaataaaaatgtttgagcataaaaatggcaagtgctgtaaatgaggtccttgGGTTCCACTActaccgacccaagctagctcactcgtccccgccctcggtcccgacatcatcagtaccaaCAATCAagtatagtgagtctaaaaactcagcatgcatatattgtaaataatgagtacataatataataaaattgcatggaataaaaatatcatgccATGAGGCATAACGTAAAAATAACTTaccatgagcaattataatacgtgcataactgactgaaaatcataaatgaaatgtttgctcaatcgagccctgtcataaaataacatgtcatatattttttgttgagattatgttctacgcaagtggcccctgcactgaactgtactgaactgaccgg contains:
- the LOC140829789 gene encoding putative pentatricopeptide repeat-containing protein At3g25060, mitochondrial → MLVGKWILEDLKALLLTCKDRACVSKIHGVLITSGLFSNRFSAAQLISTYARVGDVYLAHKLFDSLPKRGIESSNALIVAYSRENLQQEVVSLYKAMGFKGVKPDSSTFTMAIKACTGLMDLELGDKIWRRAVDCGYEHDVFVGSSVMNLYAKCGKMDEATCVFERMRRKDVVSWCTMITGFVKIGKVNEALNTYRRMCQEGFEGDRVVMLALIQVCSNIEDLKMASSLHGYMIRRDFPMDVMVQTSLVDMYAKNGEMGIACTLFRSMNCQNIVSWSTLISGYAQNGLSRNALESIIEMQSCGFEPDLVSLVGALLACSQIGFLIFGRAIHGYIVKRVDVNKILVTSLVDMYAKCGALSSARILFDRMSSRDVILWNTIITSYGNHGHGEEALSLFHQMIKTNTKPDHATFASLLSALSHAGLVEEGKHLFDIMIEEFKVQPTEKHLVCLIDLLARAGQVEVAWKLIDSMACDPVIAIWVALLSGCLNHKKFFVGEFVAKKVLELNPDSPGIYSLVSNFFSAARKWDDVAKLRKLMKMEGMKKEPGYSVVEVSGVFHSFLAESKCNPRYQQILGVLEEMEIEMRAMGYVPKTEFVSHNI